In Bacteroides cellulosilyticus, the genomic stretch GACTTCCGAATGTTGGTAGTTCCACGCCACGCCATAATAGTTGCTACAACCCTTATATTTCAAGATAAAATCCTTTTGGGTTTCTCCCACCTCCATTACAGGGGTGAAAGGAATCGGTGCGCGGACTACATTCACATTGTTTATATCGTTAGCATCCCCTATAAAGAACCCATCCAGACTAATTGCAACAGTACTGCCCGAAACAAGTTCCAGTTTATATCCTCCTACCTTCTTTCCATGATAAGGAACTGACAAGAAAGAGAATTCCCCCGTACCTTCCAACTCTACAGACTGTTCCACCAGCCCTTTCAGATGCAGCACGGCACTCTCTCCTTTCTTCATCTTAAACCGGAGACCTATCGCCCCGTCTTCCTGCCCCGGAAGGATGTTTACCAGATAACTCAACCTGTCACCTCTATTCCTGCCGAACCCTCTTCCCAATATGGAACCGTCGAGTGACGAAGTACTACGCTCCTCATTCCGTTGCCATCCGTCATACACCAATCTGTATTGAGGGGATTTACTGGCAGGTTCATTCTCAATATAGTCAATGGCATTATACCATTGCAGACCGGCTGTATCCGAAACCGCTACCTGCGGATATGTCTCAGGATAATCTATATACGCCATCTGATTCAAGACCAGATTTTGGGGCATACTCGTATTGTTAACACAACGTATCCCGACCAGTGTACGGTTATCATCCAATATATGATAGGTAACATCCGTATAAACCCGGTCTTTCCACTCCAGTTCATAGCGATAAGTGATGCGGGTCATCTCCGGATTTATTTCCCACGGATAGTAGGATGATTCGAACAGGACATGCGGCACCAACTGGCGGTTCCGGTAATACCCGGGCATCACCGAAAAGTCAAAACGTATCCCTTTACGCATATCAGGTATGTGCGAGATGCCGGCATAACGTTTCGAGTAAGGCCCCCATGCATGCAATGACGCTATATCATGGCTATTGCCCGAAAAAGGCAAAGGAAAAACAGCTCCTGCACAGTAAAGAGCCAGAAATGCGGCCAGAAATGTCATCAAGTATCGTTTCATCTATTACTATAGCTTTAGTATTCGGCACTATGTGCGCTTTCATCATTAATTTACAGAATCATTTACAGCAATCCTACGTTATGAAACAGTCGTTACCTTAACCTATATCAGTCGTTACTTCATTGCCATTCACTCGTTACTTCATCCCTATTCAGTCGTTACCTCATTATAGAGCATTTTTGCCTACTGTTAATCAAAGAGTTACAAAAGAAACAAAGAGTATTATCCGATTTCATAAATCCCAACAAACAAACCACTGATACCTCATTCAGTAACTCCTATTCCGGACATATCCGGAGTTACTTTTCACCCCAGCAAACGGATTGCAGGAACCATGTTGCCTGCTCGCTCTTCAAACCCTGCCGTTCCAATACTGAAGGCAATTCATGATAACTCTTCCAGAAATCAGCGATCAAAGCGGGCATTTCAGACGGAGCATACATCACAGCCTCATTCAAACTACCCATTCTACCGAACTCTTCTTTGAAGACAATATACGAATTACGATACTTCAGTTGTTCCATAGACCGGGCTACTCTTTTGGATGCCCCTAAAAGTCCGTTCATATCCACCTTCCCGGACGGATAAATGATCTTAATCACTTTTTCCTGGTTACAAGGCAATTCCGGCAAATCTACCAGCAATGCAAAGTCTTCAGCCGAATATCTGTATTCTGTCGGAACTCCATTTACCGTGACGGACTGGGGAAGCAGGGATGAAAGCACTTTCACCGTGAACGGACGGACAAGAGGCATTTCTTTATAGCCACCTTCGCGCTTGCCGATAACAATCGTTTGCTCATTACCACTACGGGCAGAAGTCAGCTTAGTCACGGCATACTCGGATGCATAATTCTTATCATTTCCGTTATCTTCATACAAATTAAATGCCGTTGTACCGCTTCCACCGGGAAACACCGTCACCGCTATCTCTTCGTCATTACCGTTAAGGTTCATCACATTCTCCAGATACAAAGGAAGTATAGCACCCGCCTTTACATAAATTGGATATTCATCAATGGCGAAAGAGCGTTCTACAATCCGGTTACCTTCCAGTAAAGCTCCCGTATGCCATTCGTACCATTCTCCTTCCGGCAACCATACACGTACCTGTGCATAACCATCCTTGGCCGGAGTAGTGACCGGTGCAACCAGAACGTCATCTCCAAACATATACTCATTGCCAAAGTCATAAGCTTCTTTGTTCTCCGGATAATCATAATACATCGGACGGCAAAGAGACAATCCGTCGTCATACCCCTTACGAGCCATGGTGTAGATATAAGGAGCCATCACATAGCGTTGGCGAATCGTTTCACGGATAATATCACAATATTCCTTGTCGAACACCCAGGGTTCTTTATTCAGCTTAGCCCCTTTCTGGGAGTGGGTACGCATAATCGGACTTAATGCTCCGAATTGTAACCAGCGGGTATACATTTCGGGATCTATCTGGCTACCGATATGTCCGCCCAGATCATGACTCCAGTAACCGTACAACACGTTGGAAGCTGTAGAATTGAAATAGGGTTGGAAATCAAGTGACTTCCATGAAATCACAGCATCACCCGAGAATCCGACCTGATAACGATGGTTTCCCAATCCTCCCCAGCGATGGTAGAGCATCGGACGTGTCTCCCGACGTTGCTCCATATCGCTGAAAAATGCATAGTTAATCCACCAGGTATTACTCAGATTCTTCATCTTTGAATCGAACATTCCCTGCTGCCAGTCCAGCCACCAAAAGTCCACTCCGTCTTTTTCCATCGGAGCCAGGATATTCTTGAACATATTCTTCATGAACTTCTTATCTGAATTTATCCAAGGGATCGTCTGCTTTGTAGCCGGGTCTACACCCAT encodes the following:
- a CDS encoding glycoside hydrolase family 31 protein, with product MMKKLILILCILQGVLLSLQAQGEQQNIAYTDNNVRFTVISDGTLRLEYAPDGKFVDDKSFIAVDRLYPQVDYKLKTRGAWIEITTSKMKMRYKKDSGRFTNNNLIIEAVKGVFPFTWKPGMQQKGNLKGTYRTLDGMDGDTQTQTWVSDTKKGDKLKLEDGLLATDGWSLIDDSHGLLFDNDPDWDWAKERPANEGQDWYFMAYGHDYKQALKDYTLFAGKMPLPPRYAFGYWWSRYWLYSDKEFRNLIDNFHTYQIPLDVLVVDMDWHYTEKGKGGWTGWTWNRDLFPNPQGFLKYLKQNNVKVTLNLHPADGVAAYEEKYPEMAKDMGVDPATKQTIPWINSDKKFMKNMFKNILAPMEKDGVDFWWLDWQQGMFDSKMKNLSNTWWINYAFFSDMEQRRETRPMLYHRWGGLGNHRYQVGFSGDAVISWKSLDFQPYFNSTASNVLYGYWSHDLGGHIGSQIDPEMYTRWLQFGALSPIMRTHSQKGAKLNKEPWVFDKEYCDIIRETIRQRYVMAPYIYTMARKGYDDGLSLCRPMYYDYPENKEAYDFGNEYMFGDDVLVAPVTTPAKDGYAQVRVWLPEGEWYEWHTGALLEGNRIVERSFAIDEYPIYVKAGAILPLYLENVMNLNGNDEEIAVTVFPGGSGTTAFNLYEDNGNDKNYASEYAVTKLTSARSGNEQTIVIGKREGGYKEMPLVRPFTVKVLSSLLPQSVTVNGVPTEYRYSAEDFALLVDLPELPCNQEKVIKIIYPSGKVDMNGLLGASKRVARSMEQLKYRNSYIVFKEEFGRMGSLNEAVMYAPSEMPALIADFWKSYHELPSVLERQGLKSEQATWFLQSVCWGEK